CCGTGGCGTCCGCGGCCGGGGCGCGCACCGCGCACGCCGCCGCCCTGCTGCCGGATGGACGGGTGCTCATCGCGGGAGGACGTGACGCGGGTGGAGCAGCCCTCGCGTCGGCGGAGGTGTACGACGCCACCACCAACACCTGGGCGCCCGTCGCCGGCCTCGCCCAGGGACGTGAGCGCTTCACGCTGACGCTGCTGCCCGCCGGAGAGCTCCTGGCGGCGGGCGGCGCCGCGGGAGGCGTGGCGCTCGCCACCACGGAGCGGTACTCGGCCGCCGCGAACACCTGGACGCCGGACAGCCCGCTGACGCAAGCGCGCTGGCGTCACACCGCCACCCTGATGCCGTCCGGTACGCTCCTGGTCGCCGGAGGCCTGAGCGCGCCAGACACCTACGTGGCCTCGGCCGAAACCTACGGCGCCCCCTCGCGGACCTGGACACCGGTCATCGCGCCCGACGTGCGGGGTGGGGCCGTCGCCGTTGCCTTGCCCACGGGCGAGGTCCTGCTCGCGGGAGGCACGGCCGCCACCACGGCCGAGCGCTACGAGGACGTCCTCGCGCCTCCCGCCTGGCGTCCGGTCGTCTCCGCGCCGGAGACGCTCTACCAGACCTGCCCCACCGTCATCGAAGGCCAGGGCTTCCGGGGCATCTCGGGCGCGTCCAGCGGCAGCTACCTGGACTCGCCAACGGACTTCCCCCTGGTGCGCCTGCGCGCCGCCGAGGGCGGGCGGCTCTGGACGCTTCCCGCCACGGACATGTCCACCACGCGCGCGACGGTGCGGGTGCCCGCGGAGGCGCCGCCGGGCCCGTATGCCCTGTCCGTCTTCGCCAACGCCATTCCGGGTGGACGCATGGTGACGGTGCGCGCCAACACCGCGCCCACCGCGGACGCCGTGCGCATCGCCACGATGACCGGCGTCCCGCAGGACATCACGCTCACCGCGACCGATCCGGACGCGGACCAGACGTTGACGTGGACCATCGTCACGCCTCCCCAGCATGGAACACTGAGCGGCACGCCGCCGAACCTCCGGTACACGCCCAACCCGGGTTACGTGGGCGCCGACAGCTTCACCTACCGAGTCAGTGACTGCGGCCTGGACAGCAACGAGCCCTCGGTGGACATCGAGGTGGAGGCCACCCAACCCCTGGCCATCACCTGCCCCGAGGACACCACCATCGAGGCAACAGGGCCTGACGGCGCTCCAGGCAACTGGCCCCCCGCCACCGTGACGCCCGGAGCGGGCGGACCCGCCACGCTCACCTATTCACCGGCGGAGGGCAGCACGCTGCCGCTGGGGACCACGACCGTCACCGCCACCGCGGAGGACGCATCCGGCACGCAAGTCACATGCACCTTCCAGGTCGAGGTGCGGGATACCACCCCGCCCGCGCTGACGTGCCCCGCCGACATCCGGACGACCTCCGATGATGCGTCGGGCACGACGGTGACCTTCGAGCTGCCCGAGGCCACGGACGGCGTCTCGACGCCCTCCGTCACGTCCTCGCCGGCATCGGGGAGCACCTTCCGGCACGGCAACAACACCGTCACTGTCACCGCTACGGACGCCGCGGGAAATGAAGCCCGCTGCACGTTCCAGGTCACGGTCCAGGCAACGGTCATCTCCATCGCCGGAGGCGGCTGCCAGGCCTCTGGCGGTGGCGCTGCCTCGTCGCTGGCCATCCTGGTGGTTCTGGCATCGTGGAGCGGACTGCGTCGCCGCTCGCGTCACGCCTCGCACTGACCCATGCGTCACCCTCTTTCGCGAATGGACTTCACCTTGCGTACACAGGCTCGGAGCTGGGCGCTGGCCGCGCTCATCTCCTCAATCGCGCCCAATGCCCTGGCACAAAGCACCACGGGCGCGGTCGTCCCCATCGACCTGGAGCGGCTTCGCTTCACCCCCGCCGCAACGGACTCGATGCTCGTGGACACAGGCCACGTGCTCCCCCAGGGCGCCTACCGGCTGATGCTCATGGCCGGGTATGAGCGCGGCATCCTCCTGCTCAAGGGCAGTGATGGCCAGGAGCGCTCCATCCTCGACTACCGCGTCTCCGGCTGGCTCGCGGGCGCCTGGTCTCCCACCGACCGGCTGGAGCTGTCCGCGCGGCTGCCCGTCATCATCCACCAGGGCGGCAATGGCGCGGACACGCTGGTCGGCGTCTCCGCGCCGGACGCCTTCGGCCTCGGGACCCCGGAGCTGGGCGCCCGCTACGCGCTGCTGCGGCGCGAGGACGGCGCCCCCGTCTTCCTCAGCCTGGGCCTGGACGTGGGCACGCCCGGCGGCACCGCGGATGCCTTTGGCCGGCAACAGGGCTGGGCGGGCCTCCAGGTCGCGCCCCGGGTCGCGGTGAGCCGGGAGCTGGGCCCCGTCGTGCTCGGCGCCAGCGCGGGCGTGCGCATCCGCTCCACGGAGAACGAGCCCGGGCGCGACTACGGCACCGAGCTGGAGCAAGGCATCGTCGTGTCCACGCGCGGCAAGGGCCTGCGCGGCGAAATCGCGCTGCAAGCCGCGGAGTCGCTGGTGGAGCCGGACTTCGCGCTGGAGCTGCTGGGCGGCGTGCGGCTGCCCGTGGGCGGCGGCTTCGAGGCCTTCGCCATCGCCGGACATGGCTTCACGGACATCCCGGGCACGCCGTCCATCCGCGCGGCCGCGGGCATCGCCTGGGCCCATCAGCCGCCCGCACGGGAGGACGTGTGCCGGAGCGGCCGGAGCCACACGCCGGAACAGTGCCCCGCGCTGGATGACGACGGCGACACGGTTCCCAACGGGCAAGACCGCTGCCCGCTCGAAGCCGGCCCGCCAGAGAACGACGGCTGCCCGGACACCGACGCGGATGGCGACGGCGTCGTGGACCGCGAGGACGCATGCCCGAACGAGGCCGGTGTCGCCGCCCACCGTGGCTGCCCCGAACCCAAGCAGGAGCCCACGCCGCCGCCGCCCGCTCCCGAGCCCGCGCCCCAGGCGCCCGCTCCCGAGCTCGCGCCCCAGGCGCCCACCACCGAAGCGCCGACGCGGCTGCCGACCGAGCACCACGTTCAGTTCCCGGTGGGTCAGTCGACGCTCTCCGACTCGGAGCGTCGGAACCTGGACGCCATCGCGGACTACCTGAAGGCCAACCCGGGCGTGTCGCTGCGCATCGAAGGACACACGGACAACACCGGCCCCGAGGAGCTCAATCGCACACTGAGCCAGGACCGCGCAGACGCAGTGCGGCAATATCTCATCCAGCAAGGAATTGAGAGTTCGCGGCTGACTGCGAAGGGCTACGGCCCCGCCCAACCCATTGCGTCCAATGATACGCCCGAGGGACGGAGCGCCAACCGCCGCGTGGAGTTCGTCACCAGTACTACTGGTGAATGAAAACACGACTTATCGCGGGAGCAATACGGCGCACGGATGGAGCTAAATCCGTGCGCCAGCAGGCAAATCGCGACTTCTCCAGAGAATCTTTTATGCAAGAAACACTTGGATAAGTGTTCAGCGCCTAACTATAACGCCCCCC
This genomic interval from Myxococcus xanthus contains the following:
- a CDS encoding OmpA family protein, coding for MRHPLSRMDFTLRTQARSWALAALISSIAPNALAQSTTGAVVPIDLERLRFTPAATDSMLVDTGHVLPQGAYRLMLMAGYERGILLLKGSDGQERSILDYRVSGWLAGAWSPTDRLELSARLPVIIHQGGNGADTLVGVSAPDAFGLGTPELGARYALLRREDGAPVFLSLGLDVGTPGGTADAFGRQQGWAGLQVAPRVAVSRELGPVVLGASAGVRIRSTENEPGRDYGTELEQGIVVSTRGKGLRGEIALQAAESLVEPDFALELLGGVRLPVGGGFEAFAIAGHGFTDIPGTPSIRAAAGIAWAHQPPAREDVCRSGRSHTPEQCPALDDDGDTVPNGQDRCPLEAGPPENDGCPDTDADGDGVVDREDACPNEAGVAAHRGCPEPKQEPTPPPPAPEPAPQAPAPELAPQAPTTEAPTRLPTEHHVQFPVGQSTLSDSERRNLDAIADYLKANPGVSLRIEGHTDNTGPEELNRTLSQDRADAVRQYLIQQGIESSRLTAKGYGPAQPIASNDTPEGRSANRRVEFVTSTTGE